In one window of Candidatus Ancaeobacter aquaticus DNA:
- a CDS encoding iron chelate uptake ABC transporter family permease subunit, translated as MDILKLMLAPLAMCLVLTGIHCYLGLHIVSRGVIFVDLALAQIAAFGTAVALLVGFEAATSGSYIISLLFTFVGAGIFSFSRVREKDVPQEAIIGIVYVVFSAAAILILEKAPHGHEVMRTMLIGSVLYTTWPQVMHILGLYLAIGVFHFIMRKKFFLVSMNVDEARRQGLSIPYLDFLFYMTLGFVVTSSVKVAGVLLVFSYLVVPAVCAMLLVKRIIHRLILGWGIGLVVSVLGLYVSCQWDLPTGASIVTTFGVALIVSSLLSFILHIKHKEIV; from the coding sequence ATGGATATATTAAAGTTGATGCTTGCGCCACTTGCGATGTGTTTGGTGCTTACCGGTATACATTGTTATTTAGGGCTTCATATCGTGTCGCGCGGCGTGATATTTGTTGATCTAGCGCTTGCGCAAATTGCTGCGTTTGGCACAGCAGTAGCGCTACTCGTAGGTTTTGAAGCGGCAACAAGCGGATCGTATATTATATCTCTTCTTTTTACATTTGTTGGGGCGGGTATTTTTTCTTTTTCACGTGTACGCGAAAAAGATGTTCCGCAGGAAGCAATAATCGGTATTGTGTACGTTGTTTTTAGCGCTGCCGCAATACTTATTCTAGAAAAAGCGCCTCATGGACATGAAGTGATGCGTACCATGCTTATTGGCAGTGTGCTTTACACTACGTGGCCACAGGTAATGCATATACTAGGACTTTATTTAGCGATAGGCGTTTTTCATTTCATAATGAGAAAGAAATTCTTTCTAGTTTCTATGAATGTTGATGAGGCTCGTAGGCAGGGATTGTCAATACCATATTTAGATTTCTTATTTTATATGACACTCGGGTTTGTGGTGACTAGTTCGGTAAAGGTAGCGGGTGTGCTTCTCGTTTTTAGCTATCTCGTTGTTCCCGCAGTGTGTGCGATGCTCTTGGTTAAAAGAATTATCCATAGATTAATTTTAGGATGGGGTATAGGGCTTGTCGTAAGTGTCCTAGGGCTGTACGTGTCTTGTCAGTGGGATCTGCCTACGGGTGCTTCAATCGTTACCACTTTTGGTGTTGCGCTTATTGTATCAAGTTTGCTATCGTTTATATTACATATAAAACATAAGGAAATTGTATGA
- a CDS encoding metal ABC transporter substrate-binding protein, with product MDKGCMMRSIIILLLCMCCTSTVYAKGKLNVLTTTQDLASIARSIGGDKVKVSALCKGYQDPHSLRAKPSYMLKAKKADLFIRVGLELEIGYEDLIIDGSRNRKIRIGTLGHLDTSLGVMLLEAPTTQRVDRSMGDVHPMGNPHYWLDPLNAKIIAANIAVRLSELLPKYKEYFYNNLTDFDKKIDVKMIEWTAELAPYQGEKIAIYHRSWPYFFRRFGLVDVCELEPKPGICPSPGHLAEVIGIMKRDKVKAILMEVFYDEKPADFVANETGAKVIIVPNSVGGTKEAKDYFSLIDTIVNDIASALKGEKTN from the coding sequence ATGGATAAGGGGTGCATGATGCGAAGTATTATTATATTATTACTGTGTATGTGCTGTACGAGTACTGTGTACGCAAAAGGCAAACTAAATGTTCTTACGACAACGCAGGATCTTGCGTCAATAGCGCGCTCTATTGGAGGAGATAAAGTTAAAGTAAGTGCATTATGTAAAGGATATCAGGATCCCCATTCGCTTCGGGCTAAACCTTCATACATGCTTAAAGCCAAAAAAGCCGATCTTTTTATTCGAGTAGGACTTGAACTTGAGATAGGATATGAAGATCTTATTATTGACGGTTCTCGAAATAGAAAGATACGTATCGGCACATTAGGGCATCTCGATACATCTCTCGGTGTTATGCTTCTTGAAGCACCCACAACACAGCGCGTTGACCGATCAATGGGTGATGTGCACCCGATGGGGAACCCTCATTACTGGCTTGATCCTCTAAATGCAAAGATTATTGCGGCAAATATCGCTGTGCGTTTAAGTGAGCTTTTACCAAAATATAAAGAGTATTTTTATAATAACCTTACTGATTTTGACAAAAAGATCGATGTAAAAATGATAGAATGGACTGCTGAGCTTGCACCGTATCAAGGAGAGAAAATTGCCATATATCACCGTAGCTGGCCGTATTTTTTTCGCAGGTTTGGTCTTGTTGATGTGTGCGAGCTCGAACCGAAACCGGGTATTTGTCCCTCACCGGGGCATCTTGCTGAGGTTATTGGTATCATGAAGCGCGATAAAGTTAAAGCAATTTTAATGGAAGTATTTTATGATGAAAAACCAGCTGATTTTGTTGCGAATGAAACCGGTGCGAAAGTGATTATTGTGCCAAACTCTGTCGGTGGAACAAAAGAAGCAAAAGATTATTTTTCTTTGATTGATACGATTGTTAATGATATCGCTTCTGCATTAAAGGGAGAAAAGACTAACTAA
- a CDS encoding response regulator — protein MKRLKLLVIDDDDKMCKILSDIFTDEGFHVEYALDGQAGIKDVNSFKPNLILLDLKMPGMDGVEVLKKIKEINPHIGVVILTGCPSMESAISTLKMNALDYTEKPFKIDDLKAVVNKALEKLGLIRDLQTMINREIGKNIKSFRTEKRISVKELANKTGCAPSLISQIENAKSAASILTLYKIARALNVTVDKLVENV, from the coding sequence ATGAAAAGATTGAAATTACTTGTAATAGATGATGACGATAAAATGTGTAAAATTTTGAGTGATATTTTTACCGATGAAGGATTTCATGTAGAATATGCGCTTGATGGACAGGCTGGCATTAAAGACGTTAATTCATTTAAACCAAACCTTATTTTACTTGATCTTAAAATGCCGGGCATGGATGGTGTTGAAGTCTTGAAGAAAATAAAGGAAATAAATCCTCACATTGGTGTTGTAATACTTACGGGTTGCCCGTCTATGGAAAGTGCGATAAGCACACTAAAGATGAATGCCTTGGATTATACAGAAAAACCTTTTAAAATAGATGATTTAAAGGCTGTCGTAAACAAAGCACTTGAAAAGTTGGGTCTGATAAGGGACCTGCAGACAATGATAAATAGAGAAATTGGTAAAAATATTAAATCGTTTCGGACTGAAAAAAGGATTAGTGTCAAAGAGTTAGCTAATAAGACAGGTTGCGCGCCAAGTCTCATCTCCCAGATTGAAAATGCCAAGAGTGCTGCTTCAATTCTCACGCTGTATAAAATTGCCAGGGCATTAAATGTAACTGTGGATAAGTTGGTAGAAAACGTATAA
- a CDS encoding PAS domain S-box protein: MRKSEEIYRDILENANDLIQCVDVKGKFVYVNQKWLKTLEYNENEVKKISLMAVIRKDQVPHCIGLLKRICNGETFDNIETVFVSKTGKEIFVEGNVNAHFEDGKFISTRGIFRDITERKRREEELRQSEKFSSSLLDNSPNPLVVINPDTSIRYVNSALESITGFSFEELIGKKTPYPWWTKETLRKTGKDFKRVLGKGALKLEELFQKKNGKRFWVEITSTPVKSAGRFEYYLSNWVDITERKKAKESIRHLKEYSENIVASVLTAIAICRKDLSISLVNKEFYRIFGGDNNVIVGKNLNDILGPEVITKENLLNIALKVFNASQPSNEMELDYIFPKIGRKILNLRIVGISREEEEEEEVLILINDITEKKEMTTKLIHSDKMASVGLLSAGIAHEFNNVLAIIRTLAEHARNKKDYENIEKVLSNIIESSDKGAAVVRNLLNFSASIKLKKTFQDMTKVMDSILSIVSMDLQRSNIEVVKKYTKIPKTFIDEGQIQQVFLNIILNAKEAMEKSGGVLEIRIYKEESMICIDVINTGEPIKKEIINKIYDPFFSTKEGLVEKDKIGGTGLGLSVTYGIVKSHEGSIVVKPARGKKAVFTVKLPIVKRRRKKVINHEKIEITCNR; this comes from the coding sequence GTGAGAAAATCAGAAGAAATATATCGAGATATTCTTGAAAATGCCAACGATCTAATACAATGCGTAGATGTTAAGGGTAAATTTGTATATGTGAATCAAAAATGGTTAAAAACATTAGAATATAACGAAAATGAGGTAAAGAAAATATCTTTAATGGCTGTTATACGTAAAGATCAAGTGCCCCATTGCATAGGACTTTTAAAAAGAATTTGTAATGGTGAAACCTTTGATAACATTGAAACTGTTTTTGTATCTAAAACAGGGAAAGAAATCTTTGTAGAAGGAAATGTAAATGCCCATTTTGAGGATGGTAAATTTATTTCAACACGAGGGATATTTAGAGATATCACTGAACGCAAGCGCAGGGAGGAAGAGCTAAGGCAAAGTGAGAAATTTAGTTCCAGCCTTCTGGATAATTCTCCTAATCCCCTTGTAGTTATCAATCCGGATACATCGATAAGATATGTGAATTCTGCCTTGGAAAGCATAACCGGTTTTTCTTTTGAAGAACTGATCGGCAAAAAGACTCCATATCCTTGGTGGACAAAAGAGACATTGCGTAAAACAGGAAAGGACTTTAAGAGAGTTTTGGGAAAAGGAGCATTAAAACTTGAAGAACTTTTCCAAAAAAAGAACGGAAAAAGATTCTGGGTAGAGATAACATCAACTCCTGTCAAAAGTGCCGGGAGATTTGAATATTACTTATCAAATTGGGTTGATATCACTGAGCGCAAGAAGGCGAAAGAAAGCATAAGACATTTAAAGGAATACAGTGAAAATATTGTTGCAAGTGTGCTGACAGCAATAGCTATCTGTCGTAAGGATTTAAGTATATCTTTGGTAAATAAAGAATTTTATAGAATATTTGGCGGAGACAATAATGTGATTGTCGGAAAGAATCTAAATGACATACTTGGTCCTGAAGTTATAACAAAAGAAAATTTATTAAATATAGCATTAAAGGTTTTTAATGCAAGTCAACCTTCTAATGAGATGGAGTTAGATTATATATTTCCTAAAATAGGAAGAAAAATTCTTAATTTAAGGATAGTTGGCATATCACGTGAAGAAGAAGAAGAAGAAGAAGTATTAATTCTTATAAATGATATCACCGAAAAGAAAGAAATGACTACCAAACTCATACATTCCGACAAAATGGCTTCTGTAGGATTATTATCTGCTGGTATTGCGCACGAATTTAATAATGTTTTGGCCATAATACGCACTTTAGCGGAACATGCTAGGAATAAAAAAGACTATGAAAACATAGAAAAGGTCTTATCTAATATTATTGAATCTTCAGATAAGGGTGCGGCAGTTGTTAGGAATTTATTGAATTTTTCTGCCAGTATTAAGCTGAAAAAAACTTTTCAAGATATGACAAAGGTAATGGATTCGATTTTATCTATTGTAAGTATGGACCTTCAAAGATCGAATATTGAGGTTGTAAAAAAATATACCAAAATTCCTAAAACCTTTATTGATGAGGGTCAGATTCAGCAGGTATTTTTAAATATTATATTGAATGCGAAAGAAGCCATGGAAAAAAGCGGTGGTGTGTTAGAAATTAGAATTTATAAAGAGGAATCTATGATTTGTATTGATGTTATAAATACGGGAGAGCCGATTAAAAAAGAAATTATAAATAAAATTTATGATCCTTTCTTCTCGACAAAAGAAGGTTTAGTTGAGAAAGACAAGATTGGAGGAACGGGCCTGGGCCTTTCTGTTACATATGGAATAGTCAAGTCTCATGAAGGTAGTATTGTCGTAAAACCCGCTCGGGGTAAAAAGGCTGTTTTTACAGTGAAATTACCAATTGTGAAAAGACGAAGAAAAAAGGTGATTAATCATGAAAAGATTGAAATTACTTGTAATAGATGA
- a CDS encoding class I SAM-dependent methyltransferase, with the protein MKSFLAKICSWCPWCIFERACPHLFRSTFFKKLKKICPFCRAYERERKQRVEENHAVYEKRMKCYKEQGLAVEKVNEFIIHCAGNFSEPILDVGTGRGYFAVALARTGVNLTTIDISKEQQLTAKLNADYFTVLNNIRFLIRKAHYSGFKKNSFNTIFCVNAVHHFGKPYMVIDELVSLLKVNGKMILADMDENGLRIIDRIHATEGKKHKKAGVTINDIEKYLTDMPGIILSRNEEHNEIVLTIEKK; encoded by the coding sequence ATGAAGTCGTTTTTAGCGAAAATATGTTCTTGGTGTCCGTGGTGTATATTTGAACGGGCATGCCCACATCTTTTTAGAAGTACGTTTTTTAAAAAACTTAAAAAGATCTGTCCGTTTTGTCGTGCGTATGAACGTGAGCGGAAACAAAGAGTTGAAGAGAACCATGCGGTATATGAAAAACGTATGAAGTGCTATAAAGAACAGGGTCTAGCCGTTGAAAAAGTAAATGAGTTTATTATTCACTGTGCCGGTAATTTCTCTGAGCCGATACTTGATGTTGGTACAGGAAGAGGATATTTTGCGGTTGCTCTTGCTCGAACTGGTGTGAATCTTACGACAATAGACATTTCAAAGGAACAACAGCTTACCGCGAAACTGAATGCTGACTATTTTACCGTCCTAAATAATATCCGTTTTCTTATCCGAAAAGCGCATTATAGCGGATTTAAGAAAAATTCGTTTAATACGATTTTCTGTGTTAATGCCGTTCATCATTTCGGTAAGCCATACATGGTGATAGATGAACTCGTATCATTATTAAAAGTAAACGGGAAGATGATACTTGCTGATATGGATGAAAACGGATTGCGTATCATTGATCGTATACATGCAACAGAAGGTAAAAAGCACAAAAAAGCGGGTGTAACAATAAATGATATTGAAAAGTATTTAACTGATATGCCTGGAATAATCCTATCTCGCAATGAAGAACACAATGAAATTGTCCTCACAATCGAAAAAAAGTGA
- a CDS encoding helix-turn-helix transcriptional regulator, whose product MKAGLIALNIGNRIRYLRIAKHMTIGELAKKVMVSPSLISQVEKGKCQCSVFTLSKIVDAFGEKLSNFLINIENSKL is encoded by the coding sequence ATGAAAGCCGGATTAATAGCTCTGAATATAGGAAATAGGATCAGATATCTTCGTATTGCAAAACATATGACAATAGGTGAATTAGCGAAAAAGGTAATGGTCTCTCCAAGCTTGATCTCACAGGTTGAAAAAGGAAAGTGTCAATGTTCCGTATTTACACTAAGTAAAATAGTTGATGCATTTGGCGAGAAATTGTCGAATTTTTTAATAAATATTGAAAATAGTAAGTTGTGA